GGCAGCCATCTGACGCGCAATTTCCGGCGGGCGATTCTGACCGGCACGGCCCTGAAATGTATGGCCATTCTGAAAAACGGTACCGACGTCCTGACCACGCTGTCGACGCATGTCAGCCGGGGTGAGTTCCCGTTCCTTGAGTCCCGGGACATGCACGCTTTTCAAACCATGGCCGATCATTTTCACTCATCCGGTTTTCACTGCGCCGGGAGCGTCATCGAGTCGGTCCATGAACGGACGGGACTTAATATTGATCCTATCCGCGAGGCCGCGCGGGGTTTTGTCGGCGGTATCGGGCTGAATGGAACCGTTTGCGGGGCGCTGATCGGCGGGGTGCTGTGCATGGGGCTTCAGGAGTCGGTCGACCTGCGGGCTTCGGGATACGCCGATACCCTTCGGCTGATTATTTTCGGGCTCATCAAGAATGACCGGGTGTTTCAGGACGAAAAACGGTTTCAGCCGGCCCGTTTGTATGACCGATGCAAGACCCTCTATCAGAACATTCAACGGCGCTTCGGCGGCCCTCATTGCCGTGAAATTGTTTCCTGTGCTCTGGATACGCGTGAAGGGGCGGAGCGATATACCCGGATCGGACGGCTGGCTGAGTGCCGGAAAATAGCCGATTTCGTGGCTGAATCGGTTAGCGGCTGACGCGACCGGTTCCGCCATGAAAAAAAGCGCGCCGCAACCGGACGCAATTGTGATTGAACCCGGGTCGTTTCCCATGGTATGGTTACAAGAAATGGGCAAGAAGTGGGGATAGTATACGTAATTATTCAATAAATAAAGTAGGGATGTTCCGGAAGATCCGGAAGAATTACGTATACTCTACCCGGATCAGGAAATAATGAGCAACTTATCGGTCAATATCGGCGGGGTAAGACTGGCCAATCCGGTCATGACCGCTTCGGGTACCTTCGGCTACGGCCGGGAGTTTGAGCCTTTTCTGGACCTGAACCGCCTGGGCGGCATCATCGTCAAAGGCATATCGCTCAAACCATCCGCCGGGAATCCGCCGCCCCGGATCGTGGAGACCGCCTGCGGCATGCTCAATGCCATCGGCCTGGAAAATGTCGGGCTGGAGGCCTTTGTCAGCGACAAACTCCCGTTTTTGAAAACCCTCTCCTGTCGCGTTTTCGTCAATATTTATGGCCGCGAGGTGGAGGATTACGCCGCCCTGGCCGAAGCCCTGGATGGCGTGGAAGGGATCAGCGGGCTGGAAATCAACATCTCCTGTCCCAACGTCAAGGCCGGCGGCATCGCCTTCGGCGTGGATCCGGCATCGGCCGCGAAGGTGGTGGCCGCGGTCCGGAAACGGACGGCCTATCATTTGATGGTCAAGCTCTCCCCCAACGTCAGCGACATCGCGGCCATTGCCCGGAGCGTGGCCGACTCCGGGGCCGACGCCGTGTCCCTGATCAATACCCTGACCGGCATGGCGGTGGATATCCGCACCCGGCGGCCGAAGCTGGCCAACATCACCGGCGGCCTGTCCGGTCCGGCCATCAAACCGGTGGCCCTGCGCATGGTCTGGGAAACCGCCCGCAAGGTCGGCATCCCGGTGATCGGCATCGGCGGCATCATGACCACCGAGGACGCCCTGGAGTTTCTCATTGCCGGCGCCACGGCCGTTCAGGTGGGTACGGCCAGTTTCATCAATCCCCGGGCCGCCGTGGACATTATCGACGGCATCGACCGGTATCTGTCCGACAACGGCATCGCCTCGGTGAACGATATCATCGGCTCCCTGGAGACGTAGGCCTGTCATAAAACAGATGCTCTCCCGTTGCCGGCGGCGCTAACAACTACTCTGTTTTTAAAATTCCAGGCAAATACCCGGTTATCCGAAAATCAAGTTTATAGGGTAGCTCTAAAAATTAGGATTATGGATCGAGGTCAAGGCGCGCGAACGGCGGGCATCAGCAGCCGCTGCTTTTTGCGGTCTGCTGAATGCTCTTTTTCGCCAATTTGATTTTATTGATGTGATGACATGTATTCAGTAACGGCTTGACTCAAAAGCCCCGAACGTGTTTCTCCATGCTTCTTGGCAAAATAATCTACAGAATTCAATAACCTTTCCGGCATGGTGATATTGATTCTTTTTGATTTAAGGGACAATTTACTTAGATCGACGTCAACGATTGCCCAGATACCGTTTTGAAATTCTTTTTTGTTTTTATGCTTTTCAATGGTGGTGGCAACTGGGATAGGCTCAGAATCAAGTAGAATACCCTCGATATGGCATTCTGCGGCTTCTTGGGCATTTGCTAAAGCCTCTTCGATTGTGTCACCTGCAGAAAAACAGCCCGGTAAGTCAGGAAAAGTAACGCCATAATCTGAATTTTTGTCTTTATGGATTACAACTGGGAATTTCATAGTTTTACCTCCATTGCCAACCAGCCTGTCGGTAAATA
Above is a genomic segment from Thermodesulfobacteriota bacterium containing:
- a CDS encoding C-GCAxxG-C-C family protein, which gives rise to MTRAERLVILDFIKAFSCSYAMTRNLGEQLDVATDKELLQAVGGLSSGISTMGDTCGVVNGGTIILGKKFPDLSPERFYATSNTFFRQLEERVNTPNCGLVHGGSHLTRNFRRAILTGTALKCMAILKNGTDVLTTLSTHVSRGEFPFLESRDMHAFQTMADHFHSSGFHCAGSVIESVHERTGLNIDPIREAARGFVGGIGLNGTVCGALIGGVLCMGLQESVDLRASGYADTLRLIIFGLIKNDRVFQDEKRFQPARLYDRCKTLYQNIQRRFGGPHCREIVSCALDTREGAERYTRIGRLAECRKIADFVAESVSG
- a CDS encoding dihydroorotate dehydrogenase translates to MSNLSVNIGGVRLANPVMTASGTFGYGREFEPFLDLNRLGGIIVKGISLKPSAGNPPPRIVETACGMLNAIGLENVGLEAFVSDKLPFLKTLSCRVFVNIYGREVEDYAALAEALDGVEGISGLEINISCPNVKAGGIAFGVDPASAAKVVAAVRKRTAYHLMVKLSPNVSDIAAIARSVADSGADAVSLINTLTGMAVDIRTRRPKLANITGGLSGPAIKPVALRMVWETARKVGIPVIGIGGIMTTEDALEFLIAGATAVQVGTASFINPRAAVDIIDGIDRYLSDNGIASVNDIIGSLET
- a CDS encoding type II toxin-antitoxin system HicB family antitoxin, translated to MKFPVVIHKDKNSDYGVTFPDLPGCFSAGDTIEEALANAQEAAECHIEGILLDSEPIPVATTIEKHKNKKEFQNGIWAIVDVDLSKLSLKSKRINITMPERLLNSVDYFAKKHGETRSGLLSQAVTEYMSSHQ